CGGGATCTGGACCCCGCCCAGCTGCACCGAACCCGATGTCGGCTTGTACAGACCGGTCAGGCAGTTGAAGAAGGTCGTCTTACCGGCACCGTTGGGGCCGATCAGACCGACGATCTCCCCCTCGTGAACGGTCATATTGACGTCCTTGACGGCGGTCAGGCCCCCGAACTGCATCAGGACGTTGTCGGCCTGCAGCAGCACCTTGCCGGTGAACCCGCCATCGCCTCCCGCATGTCGCGGCTTCGTTGCAGCGGTACTCATGCGATTGCCTCCTGCTCGTCCAGGTGCTCGTGCCCGATGATGTCCGCCAATTCGTCGTCCTCTTCGTGGAATTCAAGCTGCCGACGCTTGCTGGCGATCAACCCCTCTGGTCGGAAGCGCATCATCAGGACCAGCGCCAGCCCGAAGATCAACAGGCGGTAGTCCTCGATGAAGCGCAACTTCTCGGGCAGCAGCTTCAACACCACCGCGCCCAACGCGACGCCGACCACGGTGCCCATCCCGCCCAGCACCACGGCTGCGAGCAGGAAGGAGGACTCCTGGAAGGTGTAGTTGTCCGGCACGACTGCCGGAGTCGAGTGTGCCTGCACCGCTCCGGCGATGCCTGCGAGGAATGCTCCCCCGGCGAACGCCAGGATCTTCAGCCCGAAAATGTTGACGCCCATGGCTTCGGCAGCCCGCTCGTCCTCACGGATGGCGATCCAGCCGCGCCCGATCCGACTGTTGTTCAGCCGGGAGAACACGGTGATGATCAGGGCCGCGACGAAGACCAACAGGATGTAGTAGTTGGAGTAGTTGGAGATGGTGAACGGCCCGAGATTGTGCGACGCGCCGAAGTTGAATCCGAACAGATTCAGGTCCGGGATACCGGCAATACCGTCCGAGCCGTGGGTCAGGTTCGGGCCGCTGATGCCGTCCAGGTTCAAGACGGCCTTGTGGAAGATCTCACCGAACGCCAGGGTGACGATCGCCAGGTAGTCACCGGACAGCCGCAACGTGGGCGATCCGATGATCAGACCGAGCACGGCCGAGGTGAGCCCGCCCAGTAGAGCGACCACCAGGAACGGCGGGTGCCATCCGATGGTGGCGCTGGCCGCATTCGACATCATCGCCCCGACGTACGCCCCGGTACCGAGGAACGCGATGTACCCCAGGTCCAGCAGGCCGGCCAGCCCGACGACGATGTTCAGTCCGAGCGCCGCGCACAGGAAGATCGCGATCTGCACCGCGATCGACATATTGGAGTCGGTGCCGTTCTGGGTGAGCGGGAAGAGCAACGCCACGACCAGTGCGCCGAGCATGATCACGGGGCGGTGACGCGATGCCGCCATCGTCAACCACGAGAAGTAGCCACCACGGAACAGGAGCGAGCCGAAGGTCGCGGCTGCGGTGAGGGATGCGAGGACCGATCCGCCGTCATCCCCGCGCAGTACGAAGGCAACCATGAACAGCAGGGCTGCGAGCGTGGCGGTGATGACGACGATTTCCAGCCAGGCGGCGCCGTGCACCTTCAGTTGGTTACGCACCTTGACCGGTGCCAGCAGCAGCGCGCCGGCGATCATGACCAGTGTCGCGACGAGCGCGACCCAGGCACCGGGATCCAGGTTGATCAGGCCGCCGGACTGGTAGGCGATGTTGTAGTCGATCAGTCCGATGAAGATGAAGGACCCGATTGCCAGGGATTTCGCGGCCGCGGGCGTGTCCCACCACGACATGGCCGCCGGGCGGCAGTACAGCAGGAATGCGTGGACCAGCCCTGCGGCTCCCATGATGATGGCCAGCTCCTGCAGCGGAGCCGGATTGCCGGTCAGCGACAGGTCCCCCAGAAGCTTCGGGTCGTAACTCCAGGAGAGCAGCGCTGCAACGATCAGCAGTACCGACCCACCGGTGAACAGGCCCTGCCCGATGGCGGGCTTGGGCGACATGGTGGCCAGTGGATTCTTCATGCGCGGTCCACCACCCGGGCTCCGAAGAGCCCTTCCGGCTTGAAGACCAGTACCAGAATCAACACGACGAATGCGTACACATCACTCCAGGCGTTACCACCGAATTGGCCAGGGATGTACTGCGTGGCCATGGCCTCGATGAGGCCGAGGATCAGGCCTCCTGCAACGGCACCCTGGATGTTGCCGATACCCCCGAGCACGGCTGCGGTGAAGGCTTTGAGCCCGGCGAGAAAGCCCATGGTCGAGGACACGTTGCTGTCGCGCAGACCTTGGGCGACTCCTGCGAGCGCAGCGAGAATCGCTCCCATCGCGAAGGCCGCGGTGATGATGCGGTCGACGTTGATACCCATCAGCCGGGCAGTGTCCGGATCCTGGGACACCGCGATCATCGCTTTTCCGGTGCGGGTCTTGGCAATGAAGATGTAGAGCCCGATCGCACTGACCGCCAGCAGCGCGAGGGTGAACAAGGTCGTGCGTTGGATGACGACACTGCCGATCGTCAGCGACTGACCGGTGACCCCGTCGATGCTGGGGTAAGGCACGTTGCTGGTGGCCCCCGGGTACCAGAGCTGGATGGCGCGCTGCAGCGCGATCGAGATACCGATCGCCGTGATCAGCGGGGCCAGCCGTGGCGCGTTGCGTAGCGGCCGGTAGGCGAATCGCTCCATGAGCAGGGCGACACCCACCGAACAGAGCGCACCGCCGATGATCATGACCGGCAACACCCACAGGCCGGTGCTCTTCTGACACACGACCTGCCAGGTCGCCAGGGACCCGAAGGCACCGATCATGAAAACCTCGCCGTGCGCGAAGTTGATCAGCTGCACGATGCCATAGACGACGGTGTAACCGACGGCAATCAATGCGTACAACGACCCGACGGTCAAACCGTTGAGCAGCTGCTGGATGAACTGAGTCATCAGGCTCCCAGTGTTGTCAGAATTGTCATTTTTTTGCGTGTTTGCGCAGTGACGCGAGGGCGAGAACCGACATGGTTCTCGCCCTCGCGCTACTGATGTGCGGTCAGAATTTGTCGGTCTTGGCGGCGACCCAGGTGCCGCCGGTCACCTTGTAGACGGTCAGCACCTTGTTGGTGGTGTCACCGAACTTGTCGAAGGCGACGTCACCGGTCACCCCGGTGACCTTCACGTCGGCCATTGCCTTGACGGTCGCTTCGCGGGCGTCCTTGGGGGACTTCGCATCCTTCAGCGATGTCTTCAACGCTTCGATGATCGCGTTGGCTGCGTCGTACGCGTACGCGCCGTAGCCGCCGGCTTCGGTGGAGAACCCACCCTTCTTGTAATCGGCCAGGAACGCCTTGCCGGCGGGGGTGCTGTCGGTGGGGGCGCCCACCGAGGTGGCGAGGTCACCCGTGCGGCCACCCAACTTGATGAACTGCGGGTCGTAGATCCCGTCGCCGCCCATCACGGGCACCGCCAGACCACCCTGCGCCATCTGCTTGGACAGCGGGCCGGCCTGCGGGTATTCACCGCCGTAGTACAGCGCCTGCGGGCTGCTCGGCTTGATCTGGCTGATCACGGCAGAGAAGTTCGTCTGCGTCGGGTCGATTGTCTGGGCGGCGGTGATCGTGCCGCCCTCCTTCTTGAATTCCTTCTCGAAGGCCGCGGTCAGACCGGCGCCGTACGCCTTCTTGTCGTTGATCGTGGCGACCTTCTTGATGCCCTGCTGGATGAGGTACTTC
This portion of the Dermatophilaceae bacterium Sec6.4 genome encodes:
- a CDS encoding branched-chain amino acid ABC transporter permease, producing the protein MKNPLATMSPKPAIGQGLFTGGSVLLIVAALLSWSYDPKLLGDLSLTGNPAPLQELAIIMGAAGLVHAFLLYCRPAAMSWWDTPAAAKSLAIGSFIFIGLIDYNIAYQSGGLINLDPGAWVALVATLVMIAGALLLAPVKVRNQLKVHGAAWLEIVVITATLAALLFMVAFVLRGDDGGSVLASLTAAATFGSLLFRGGYFSWLTMAASRHRPVIMLGALVVALLFPLTQNGTDSNMSIAVQIAIFLCAALGLNIVVGLAGLLDLGYIAFLGTGAYVGAMMSNAASATIGWHPPFLVVALLGGLTSAVLGLIIGSPTLRLSGDYLAIVTLAFGEIFHKAVLNLDGISGPNLTHGSDGIAGIPDLNLFGFNFGASHNLGPFTISNYSNYYILLVFVAALIITVFSRLNNSRIGRGWIAIREDERAAEAMGVNIFGLKILAFAGGAFLAGIAGAVQAHSTPAVVPDNYTFQESSFLLAAVVLGGMGTVVGVALGAVVLKLLPEKLRFIEDYRLLIFGLALVLMMRFRPEGLIASKRRQLEFHEEDDELADIIGHEHLDEQEAIA
- a CDS encoding branched-chain amino acid ABC transporter permease, translating into MTQFIQQLLNGLTVGSLYALIAVGYTVVYGIVQLINFAHGEVFMIGAFGSLATWQVVCQKSTGLWVLPVMIIGGALCSVGVALLMERFAYRPLRNAPRLAPLITAIGISIALQRAIQLWYPGATSNVPYPSIDGVTGQSLTIGSVVIQRTTLFTLALLAVSAIGLYIFIAKTRTGKAMIAVSQDPDTARLMGINVDRIITAAFAMGAILAALAGVAQGLRDSNVSSTMGFLAGLKAFTAAVLGGIGNIQGAVAGGLILGLIEAMATQYIPGQFGGNAWSDVYAFVVLILVLVFKPEGLFGARVVDRA
- a CDS encoding branched-chain amino acid ABC transporter substrate-binding protein, which translates into the protein MGVPVIAGALALSACGSRSTDGGTSKAGGGDTAKVATIGVTAPFTGDLSAVGLGIQNSVKLAIQQANEKKTIPGWTLKVDAEDDQGKPEVGTNAATKLAGDPTVVGVVGNLNSSVSTSTQPVFAKANIVQVSPANTGVALSNVNDKRPYATYFRTCTTDAVQGPFAAKYLIQQGIKKVATINDKKAYGAGLTAAFEKEFKKEGGTITAAQTIDPTQTNFSAVISQIKPSSPQALYYGGEYPQAGPLSKQMAQGGLAVPVMGGDGIYDPQFIKLGGRTGDLATSVGAPTDSTPAGKAFLADYKKGGFSTEAGGYGAYAYDAANAIIEALKTSLKDAKSPKDAREATVKAMADVKVTGVTGDVAFDKFGDTTNKVLTVYKVTGGTWVAAKTDKF